DNA sequence from the Acidobacteriota bacterium genome:
ATCTTTTTCCCAATATCCTCTAGATACGAAGGCTGTGCGTCGAACTCGATGATCGAACCGCCGCTCTCGTCAGATGTCGTAACCTTCTCAATTATCCCGAGCTCGATCTGCTTGGTAATATCAGGCAGAGCCGGGGCTCCGTCAGCGGTCGAGAATTTTATGCCCTGATATTCCGGCGGATTATGCGACGCGGTGAAGTTTATACCGCCGGCCGCGCGGTTGCTGCGGATCGCATACGATATTGTCGGTGTCGGCGTCGGGCCGGTACAAAGCAGAACTCGAAAGCCCTTTTGTTCCGCGATCCCAGCTGCGACGGCTGCGAATTTCTCACCCATGAAGCGAGAATCGTGTCCGATGACCAATAGTCTTTCCGTCTTCGGCGGAACGGTTGTCAAATAGCTGCAGATAGATCCGATAACCAGCTTTACGTTTTCGAACGTGAAATCTTCCGCGATAATCGCCCGCCATCCGGATGTTCCAAAACGTATGGACATAAGCCAATCTTTTCGTGCTAGTGAAGCCGGTAACCCAATTTCCCGTGAAGTGGTAAGACTTTAACATAGGCTTAAACCCGTGTAAAGCAGTTGCTAAAGAATATATAAGATATGTATTTTCAACAAGATAGATATAGCTCCCTGACGTATGACCTTACTTTATTCCAAAAAGACGAACAATATATGAACGAAATCTTTAAGCGCTATCATTAGGGATGAATTGCATCGAGTGAGTAAGGCGTCTTCTGTATCAAATCGTCACATCGGATACAGTTGGTATAAAAGTGTATCGTAATGGCGCGCAATTGTGATCATCACCGCGTACGAATAAGCTATTGAAAACAAGAGGTTTAGGGCTGATCTTTGGCCCAATAGATATGCCGAACGGCATGGCACACGCTTTGCATTCGCCTGAGTGTATAAATTTGCGCCGTAATTCTACCATCGCGTACCTGTTCGGCGATTTTGACCCTATTGGAGAAAATATTTCAATGAGACCCATTAAGCATTTCGAAAAAGGATTGACCTATGTTGCAAAGGGAGCTTTTGCTGCAATTCGTTCAGTCAATCAGTTTAAGCCAAACCCGTCGTTCACGCCGAAGTGGTCGGACAAGCCACTTCTTAAATCGTGGCAGAAATCGAAGCCAACACTCGGTTTCCCTCGTACGACAGATTCACTATGTCCTAATTGCGTTATCGAAGCACGCGAGTCGATCCTGAGCGGCGACAATGACGTCTCAATGCTGATCAATGAGAAGGTTGGCGAGATCAAGGCACAGATCATCGAGCGTGACGGGCAGGTCTGGATGATCAAGGATTGTCCGACGCACGGCCATTTCGAAGACATGATGGCGATCGACTCACAGTTTCTACAGCATATCGAGTCGCTTTTCCCTGGCCGCGACATCGAGTCGCACAATGACGAAAAGCTTCACAATCACGGCACCTCGTCGGTCAAATTCGGCCGCGGAGCGGTTTTGACGGTAGATCTGACGAACCGCTGCAACATGATGTGCGATCCGTGCTTCATGGATGCGAACCAGGTTGGATTCGTGCACGAGCTTTCGATGGAAGATGTCCAGGAAATCCTCGACAACGCCATTCAGATCAAACCCCGTCGCCAGATGTCGGTTCAGTACTCGGGCGGTGAGCCGACGTTGTCACCTTACTTCCTGGATGCAGTGCGTTACGCTCGCAAAGTTGGGTACAACTCGGTTCAGGCCGCGACCAACGGAATTGAGTTCGCTAAATCGAAGGAATTCTGTCGCGAAGCCGCTGAAGCAGGCCTTCGTTTCGTCTATCTCCAGTTCGACGGTATCGGCAACGACGCGAACTCGCACCGCCAGATCGGCAACCTGTTTGACGTTAAACTCCGTGCTATCAACAACCTGCACGAAGCCGGCGTCGACATCATCCTCGTTACAACGCTCGTGAATGGTGTTAATAACGATCAGGTCGGTACGATCATTCGGTTCGCTCTCGAGAATCCTAAGAAAATTTCGTTCATCGCGTTTCAGCCAGTGTCGTTCACCGGCCGCGACGAGCTGATCACCGAACAACGTCGTCTGCAGCAGCGTTACACGCTTGCTCATCTCGCGCACGACGTAAAGGGCCAGGTTGGCATTACCGAACCGACACGCGATTGGTTCCCGCTTTCGCTGATGGGAGCGTTCGCTGACTTTGCTGACGTCGTTCACGGACCCGAGCACGAATGGGGCCAGGTCTCATGCGGCTGCCACCCGAATTGCGGCGTCGGCACGGCCGTTATGGTCAATAAGAATACAAAGGAAATGGCACCGGTTCCGCAGTTCCTGAATATTCAGGGCCTCGTCACCGATATGCAGCACATCACTGATACGAACCGCGGCAAGTGGTTCTCAAACCTTATGATGGGCCTCGCATTGCTCAAGAATTACAACCCGTACGGTGCACCGAACAGCCTTACGCTCGGCGGCATTCTGAAGAAGTTCGACAAATCGTTCGGCCTGTCGGGCAAAGATTACGGCAAGGTCGGCCCTGACCGCACGATGGAAGACATCGAGAAACGCCGTCAGGACCCTTGGAACTTCCTGTTCATCGCCGGAATGTGGTTCCAGGATCTGTTCAACTACGATTTCCGCCGCACCGAGATGTGCATCATCCCTTACGGCACCCAGGAAGGCGAGATCAGCTTCTGTGCGTATAACACCGGCATCGGCTGGAGAAACATCATCGAGCATATGCACCAGAATGCGACGGTTGCTCAGTGGTACAAAGACCAGGGCCGCCACGAAGTGTTTGCCCGCGGCAAGAACGTCGAACTCGGCGATAAGAGCCACAATCTCATCCTCAACGAAGTCGACCTCGCCCGTCCGAACAAGCCGGAAATGGAAGGTCCCAAGACCGCAGCCGAGGAAATGCAGATGATGCGTAAACTCTACAACGAAATGGTCATGGAAAAAGCCGGCATCAAAGGCGAAGCCCTGGTCCAGATCGGCGGCATCAAACGCGAGAAAAAGTCGAAAGACAAAGAAATGGCAGTCGCTGAATAGTGACTGGAGCAGCCGGTTGCGTTTCGCAACACTGGCAAGTATTTTTTGCCAGAACCATCACTGCTTGCCAGTATTTCAGAAAAGCCTCGTCGAGCGATCGACGAGGCTTTTTTCGACTCCGAGGGCAAGGTTCTCACCCTTAAACGATCGATCCAAACGAGTCTACTTTACCAAGCAAATAAACCCGCGATAGATAGAGTCGGATCGCACGATTGATAGAGGCGAAACCGGAGTTTGGTAGAGGTATTTTGGAGTTTGTTCAAACGTGTGTCAGATTGACCAAATTTCGCAGAAAAAATTTGACCCACTTCGGTCGTGACGTTTCATAATGATACGTAAATGCAACGTTGTTGCAGATATGCAAATGCTTAAGCCGCTGTATGGGATCTGCTTCCGAAGATCGATGAAAGTTTGGCACCAAGGCCCTTCTCCGTTGGGGCGTGATGGTCGTGGATCTCGAATCAAAAGGCCGAGCGATGCCGGTCATCGGTTCGCTAATGGCCGCCACATCCCTCGCCCGCGACCTAACCCTCGTAACCCGAAATACACAGGATCTTGCCCACACAGGCGTCAAGATCTTCGATCCTTGGGCTCAGAAGAAATAGCGGTAAGGTAGTCTCGCTCAAGCAAAGCCTCGTCGAGCGATCGGCGGGGCTTTTCTTCTGCTCTTGTCGCTAACGGTGACGAATCTTAAGCCTAGGGTGCAACCCCGGGAATCGAACACATTGATCTTCTGTCGCCAACGGTGACAAAAAATCTCAGCGTAAATTGTGCGTCCTGTTCTGGCACAAAAGACGTGCGAGTGTTGCGGTAGGTCCGCAACCGCAGGGACGGATCATCTGAACTGGCTTAACCTAGGGGTTACGCCGAGCCTCCACCCCAGGCTTTAATGTCCGTCGGCGTTGGCGACAAGAAGTCGCTTCCCCGACCGTGCCGCCTGCACCATCTAGTCATGCGTCGGCGAAAGTTTATCAACGTACCTCTCACAGAGATACACCATCTCTTATCGCCGACCCAGGACAACCCGCAACTCCACCGAACAATCGCTCTAGAACCTACTGCTGTTCCTTCCCCCTTTGACTCCTCCTGTAAACGTGACTTATAGTCCGTTGTCTCAAAGTTGTCACCCAAGCATACTTACCTAGTGCATCACAAAAATTGGGGAAAGTATCAAAGAATTACGATCCAACCTAGGAATTAGCCAGGAGCCCTTAGCTCATATGGCAGGTCTAGATCGCACCTACGTTAACAGTGTTGAAAATGGGAAGCGAAACACCATTAAAGTGGGGGTCGAATGAAAGTAGATTTTTACTTGATAACGGTCGTGCATTGCAAAAAGGGGTTAGCACACCATGTCGCGAATCTAATATTTGAGGAAACGTGTATCTTCGAAAAAATGGTAGGTGATGAGGATTCCTTGCACATCTTTACAGATTCGAATTTTGAGCTTATTGAGAATGATAAGAAGCTTCTAACTGAAATAATATTAGAGCTCGGGGAAGCTGTGAATCATCGACATTTTACGACCAACCGATATACTAACAAATATGCTTAGGTATCAGTTTTTTCCCCGATCAACTGCGGTAACTCATGAAATATCAGAGATCATTCAGTGTTTTCAAAGAAATTTTGAACAGATAAACTCTGATAATAATAACTACTCAAGTAATAAGGTATTGGAAATTCTTCGAGCGGATTTATCCGCCACAAACTTCACCGTTGAAACGGGCAAAAAAGATGAAAACAAGATAAAGGTCCCTGTTTTATTCGGACTGAATAACAAAATAGATAAATCCTTTAATGCCGATGCTCTTTCGCTTGACGGTAAAATTGTGATCGAAGTGGAAGCTGGAAGGGCTGTAGATAACAACCAGTTCCTGAAGGACATATTTCAAGCCTCAATGATGTTTGGTGTCGAGTATTTAGTCATTGCCGTCAGAAATGATTATCGCGGTGGGGATGACTTTCAAAAAATTTACGCGTTTCTCGAAACGATGTACATCAGCAGTAGAATCACTCTTCCATTAGACGGCATACTTCTTATTGGATACTAGTCGAACTCCATACCTAATCGGGACGGCGATCGCTCCGAATGCGGAAGCCCGCACGAAGTAAGGGCGTTCGTTGTGATTATTCAACAAGGTCGAAGGGAAGATCGCTCTGGCAATAAAGTACGTAATCTATCGCTCCACTAACATGTCTTGGTTTCCATAAATACCTGCGGCTACGACCGCGTGACCACACTTTTGTATCCAAAGAGACCAACAATGCTTCGCGTAGCATTTTGGTCGCGTTCGCCTTCAGTGCGTCCGCTATTCGTTCTGGTTTCATCTGTGCAGAAACAACCGCGTGAGCATGATTTGACCGTACGTTAACTGCTGATAGACCGTACCCACGTCGCTGGCAGAGTTCTTTGATCGCCGATTCAACAATTCGACGCATAGGTTTTGTGAGAATGAATGGAGGCTGTTTCATTTCCTCCCTCATCGCTAGTTCCAATTCGGGTTTCGGCCGGATTTTTGACTTGCCGTAATGGTTTCTTCCATCCCGTCCTATCGACTCGCGTTGGTCACCATGTAACCACGTGCCGAAAGTGCGAAAGGTCAAAAGATAAGCGAGGGGAAACTCATTTTCGTCGTAGATATCGAATCCATAATCGTCCTGCATATGGTTTTTTGAGCAATTATGCAACAGATTGTTTTGGCGTCAAAGTTTTGAATCTGCCTTAGCCGTGTCGAAGGCTAAGAACGCCCTTACTTCGTGCGGGCTTCCGCATTCGGATTGAACTATATCGCCGTTTTGATTGTGCGCCAATGTGCTCGTATCCAGACGTTTCCTGATGATTTTAATTTCTGCTACAAGAGTATTGCTGCGGGATACAAAATGATTGGCAATGCCGTTGCTGTTAAGATGGCCGAGGCTCTTGCCCGTGCGATCAAGAAGGACTTTCAGAAATTGTGGATTTCCCAGGACTATATTGTTGAAGAAGAATGGCAGCCGAATTCCAGTTCAAAACGTCGCCTGAGCGTTCACGGTTAATGAAGAAGATCAGGCTCAAGAATACTCAGCCTGAAAAACTTCTTCGAAAAGAATTAACTAGAATTGGTTTCCGATATCGCCTTAACTCGCCTAAGCTACCTGGAAAACCAGATATTGTATTGAACCGGTATAACCTCGTCATCTTCATCGATGGCGAGTTTTGGCATGGGTTTGAGTGGGAAAAGAAGAAAACCCGAATAAAAGCGAATTGAGAATACTGGATTCCTAAATTCGAAAGCCCAATTGCGAGAGATAGGGCAAATAACGAGAAGCTCGGTGAGCTAGGCTTCGTGGTTCTCCGCTTTTGGGCGAACGAAATAAAGAATGACCTTGCATCATGTGTCAAGCGAATTGCGGATCACTGTGTGTCCGGAACGATTTCGGCGATGGCAAGAAAAGGTTGACAGAACTTCTTTTTCTTGACCTTGCGTTATAACGGGCGTTATAATCTACAATCATGGGGACTAAGCTGAAGATCACGACGGTGGGGAATTCGGTGGGGGTTGTTTTGCCGCGGGAGATCCTTGAACGGCTTCGGGTTGGGAAAGGGGATTCGCTGTTTGTGACGGAGACTCCGGATGGTGTGGAGCTGCGGGCGTTTGACGATGAATTCGCGGAGCAGATGGCGATTGCCGAGCGTGTGATGCGTGAGGATCGGGATGTGCTGAGGAAACTGGCCGAATGAAATGGCTTCGCGTCGATGCGGTGCTCGCGATGCACAGACGCCAGATCGCCGAACACGGCGGCGAGGACGGCGTGCGCGATCTCGGGTTACTCGAATCCGCTTTGGCACGGGCGCAGAACATTGCCGCTTATGAGCCCGAAGCCGACATCGCCCGGCTTGCCGCCGCATACGGATTTGGGATCGCAAAGAATCATCCCTTTATCGACGGCAATAAACGCACCGCCCTCGTTGCCATGCGGACGTTTCTCATTCTCAACGGATGTACGATCATCGCAACTCCCGCAGACAAATACACCACCATTCTCCAACTCGCCGAAGGCACGCTTTCTGAAGAAGAGCTGACGGTTTGGCTGCGCGAACGGATCGACGCGATCTAAATTAATTCTGAAATACGCTCGTTCCTCTGTCGCCCGTTTCACGGGCTCGGATTATTTTCGAACCCTTTCCCCGGGCTAGCACCCGGGGCTTTATGCTGTCGCCCTCTCCGAGGGCTTAAGGTTGAGGCCGCAGAGGACGCTAATTTATCTGTATCATTCTTGCAACGTAATATCATTCGCAGGTATAATCTCAGTCATGCCGCGATATAAGTACATTACGCCGTTTTACTGTTGGTATCGTTTTAATCCTGCGTATGCGTTTTCGAGTTATTCGATCGAGGAGTGTGCGGCGAGTGCTTTGGGGGAGAGTCTGGAGGCTTTGATATTGGTGAATGCGGAGTGTGTGGTGGATGGGCGGCCGCATACGGCGAATGTTTATATTCAGGCGTGGCAGGCGGAATCGCGTTCGGCGGACGAGATCATCGAACTCATCGACCAGGAGATCGACGCTCAGGTCGCTCATCGCACGCGGTACGGGTTTGATCGACGGGCGGCGTAGATTCAGGGTTACGCTCTTGCTTCTGTCGCCCGTTTCACGGGCTGGAATTATTATCGACCTTTTCCCCGGGTTTGCACCCGGGGCTTTATGCTGTTGCCCTCTTCGAGGGCTTTGAATTCAGCCTGTCTTGATCAGATCCTGTTGGAGCATAAACAACCTTGGCAAAGAACCACCCCGTCAGCCGAAGCGGCTGCCACCCCTCCTTCGTAAGGAGGGGAGTTTTCATTTCTCTTCCTGATTCGGTAGCGTGGCCAGGAAGGCGGTTAGGGTTGGGTGGCGTTCGCGGTCTTGTTTTAGGAGTTCTTCGAGGAGCCAGCGGACGCGGTGGAGTTGGGACCAGTAGCCGGGTGTGGGGCGGGCGTGGTAGCAGTGGTTGTGGGCGATCAGGTCTTCGGCTTTTTTTGGGGCCTGGGGCGTGAGGTAGTGGATCGTTTCGTTGAGCGAGACGGGTTCGCCGCAGAGGTCGCAGAGGATCTCGAACGTGGTGCCTCGGCGGGTTTGGTTCAATCGAATGTTCATGGCGCTAGTTTAGAGTGATCCTTACATTCAGGGCGTTTTGAAATACTGCCACAGGAATGCATGGATAGTCAAGCGTTGCATGGATGCAAATGATCTATTCCGAATCCGATCGACGGCGGCGTCGGCGGTTGGTTTGGTGCGTACCGCCCATGTACGCGAGGATCGCGACGATCAGGTGGGCGGCGAACCAGATATTGTCGTAACCCATGTTCTGGTAAATGTAGATCAGGATCAGGATACGCGGGAAAAATACGCCGAGCAGTAAGTCTGCCCATTGCGGGACCGTGTTCGCCGGGAACAGGGCCGGGAACATCAGCAGATAGACCAGCATCACGATACGCGGTGCGAAGAGCGAGAATAGTAAAAAATAAAAGTCCATCTATTGCCGAGGATATTCCTCGATGCGACGCGTGTCAAGATATGGTCGGCTGGCATTTCCCGCAAAGCCGCGAAGGGCGGACGCATAGCCGCAAAGATTGAATTCCGATGCTATTTTTTCGGCACTTCCCGAACGTCGAGCTGCTGGATAAGCGGCGGATTTTCGGGGCTGAGCGTGAAGAAAACCTCGATATTGGCGTTCTCGCCCTCGATGATGAAGCGGCCGCGGAGCTGGTTTTCGGGGATCATTTCTTTGATCGAGATTATCTTACCCGCCTTTGTCCACAGTGCCGCGTAGTCTTTTTTCAGCAGGTCGATCGGGTGATCGGGGAAGAAATTCTCCGCGAATATGCCGCTTTTCTCCGCATTTTCCCACGAAGGGATGACTTTGAGTATCTCGGCCTTTCGCTGGGCGAGGATGTTTGAGACGGGAAGCTGGCGCGGTTTGAGATCGGCGGTTTTGATCATGAGATCGAGGACCTGTAGATTAACATTTCCGAGGCTGGCGTAGGTGACGTTGCCGAATGCCACAACGCCGATGCCGTATTCGGGCAGTATTCGCCACTGGCTGCCAAAGCCCGGTAGTCCGCCGCTATGGCCGATATAGACCCGCGACTCGCAGTCGCGAAGCCACGCGAGGCCGTATGTATAGGCTCCGGCTGTTGCACACACGCGTCCGCCGGGATAAGTGAAATTCGGATTGAGGCTGTTGAATCGCCACGGATGATGCATTTCACGCACCGACGCACGCTTGATCGGGCCGGTTTCGGCGAGATTCGAAGGCGGCCAGGCGGAGAGGTGAAACGCCATGTATTTGCTGAATTCGTCGATCGACGAGATCATGCCGCCCATCGAGCCCCACGAACCGTCCGGCGTGTCGTGCAGCAGCGTTTCCTCGTTCCAGCGTTCACGCTGCCAGCGGTAGCCGTGGGCGAGTTTGTCAGGGGCGACGTTGGCGTATTCCCATTCGGAGGTCGTCATGCCCAGCGGCCGCCAGATGTTTTCGCGGATGTACCGCTGATACGGCATGCCTGAGACTTTGGTAACGATGCGGCCGAGCAGGGCGAAGCCGAGATTGGCGTATTCATAAGCAATTCCGGGAGGATTTGAGAACGAGACCTGTTTATTGAGCAACTCTGAAAGTTCGCGGTTGGTATCGGCCAGCTGGCGGTCGCCCCACGGGTTGTCTTCGGGAAAACCGGCTCCGTGGGTGAGCAGCTGGCGGATCGTGATCGGCGTGGAATCGGCGGTCGGGTATCGCTGCTTTTTCAGCTCGGGCACGTAGAGATACGCCGGATCATCGAGCTTGAGTTTGCCGTCATCACGCAGCTTCAAGATCGCCATCGCCGTGAAGCTCTTGCTCATCGACGCGATCCGAAAGAGCGACTGTGACGTGACCGGCGTCTTCTTATCAATGTCTGTGTAGCCGTCATTCCCCGCAAACACGAGATTTCCGTCCACCACAACGCCGAAGGCGATGCCGGGGAAATGGTTCTTTAGGGCATGATCTTTGTAGATCTTTTCGATCGCCGGGAATGTCTGCTTTATCTTCTCGAGCCGTGCCGGATCGGTGAATTCGGCGGGCTTGAAAGCGGTGTCGTACGAAATAACGGCGGCCGGTTTTGCCTGGCCTGCTGCCGAAAAACAAAGGAAAAGAAGAAAAAAGACAGAGATGATGATTCTCATGAGTACACTCCAGCAAACGATAACCCGACGGAATAAATATTTCTTACCGAACCCGTTTTTGGCCGGGGCGGTAGCGTAAGATCGCCTGGGCGTTGACGTCGGCAGCGGTGAAGGCGACGGTTTTCATTTTCCCCTTGGCGAACAATTCAGCCTGATCCGCGAAATAAGGCGAAGCAGGAATGCGGCTTTGGCCGTAAGCCAGGACCGAAAGAGCTCGCGGCGTATCGCCGAATTCGACCGCCAGAACCCAGCCGTCGCCGCTGTTTGCCGAGAGTTTGCCGTCCGGATCTCGTGCGAAGCTGAGGATACGAAAACACCCAAGGTCGTTTCCGCAGCCGCCGACGGGTACGTCGACCGAGCCGCGACGCACGCGGTGAACATCGCCCCAGGCAACGTCAAAACTGCCATAGCGGCGTTTAGTCTCGGCGACCGCCCAGATAAAGGATTCGACAGCCCGGGCATTGTCGGCGAGGCCTCGCGGCGTGTTGTACGGATCGGCGATGCTCCAAACCTTGGCGAACCGTTTGTCATCCGGGAGCACGTTTCGTTCCGGCGGCCGGATGCCTGAATAGTGTGTCCACCAGATCTCAAACAGCGTCGATCCGCGGCTTTCGGCGGATGCGGTATTGTCCCATTTTTCGAGCAATGCCACGGCACTGGCAACATCGTCTACCGGGTTTGCGGCTTTTAGGGCCGCCAAAAGGTCGCTTTTGACTCGGTCGGCGAGCAGCATTCGGAAATTGTGTTTGAGGCTCACGACATCCTCGAGCGAGTATTTCTCGTCGCCGCCGATGAGTTGAAGAGCGAGCTGGCTGCGCAGCGAAAGCTTTGGTTCTTCAAAATTTGGAAACGCATTTTTGGTATCGACGGCGCCGCGAATATTGGTGTAATGCGGCGAACTGTTTTCGTTGTGGACGTAGCCGCCTGGCGGATTGAGAAATTGCGGCAGCGAATCGAACGGAACGTAGGCCGTCCAAACGTCCGCAGTTTTGCGTGCGGGAATGGCGGTGGTTTCGTCAGCCGGAGCGTGCGGCAGTATCGGAAGTGCGGCATTCCAAACCATAAAGATGTTGCCCGCTCGGTCAGCGTAGGTGAAATTGGACGTCACGCGCGCCCGCATTCGCATCGCGTCTTTCCATTCGTTGAGCGTTTTCGCCCGCATCATTCGCAGGAACTGCTCGCCCGCGCGGTATTCGCCGTCGGCGGCGTATTTTATGATGTATATCTTGCCGTTCGCCCGATAGATCACGGGCCCAAGCGGCGTTGACCAGACCTCGCGCGTCTCGGTCGAAATGCCATCGCCGTTGCGGAACGGGACAGTGATCAGCTCGCGGGTCAGCGGAACAGAGCCGCCGTCGAACAGATAGCTGTCAGGCGTTTTGGGATCGACATCGAGAGCATAGATCTGATCGAGGTCCTGAGCATTGTTGGTCGTTGACCAGCCGAGGTCGCGGTTAAAACCGCCGATCACCGCGAACGGCCCACCTATTCGGAAATCGCCGTAGAAATCCACGATCCCCGGAACGGTCAAATGAGCTTCGTAATATCCTGCGGTCCATTGCAGGTGCGGATTGCGAAGAAGGATCGCTTTGCCCGACTTTGTTCGGCTCGGAGCAAATGCCCACGCATTAGAACCATCGTCCGGGCCGGGCTCTTCGCCTTCGTTATTCGGATCTGGCGAAGCGACCGGCCGGGCCGCGGCAGGAGCCGATTCCATTTTCGCCAGAAAGTTTCGCACCTTTGCGGCTGACGGAGCCGCAAGTTCGAGTGCGGCGACATCGCGGCCGGTGAGATCCGTCGGCATTTGGGCAGGGAATTCCTCGGGGTGCAGCTCAATGTACCGGTTCACGCCGGCGGCGAAGCCCTCATAGATGCCGCGCGTTTCTGGCGAAAGCAGATGGTAATTGCGAAGTGCCGCATTGCGATATCGCCGGATCGTAAAGTCAGAATCGATGCGTTCATAGCCTGACACCGAGGCCGAGCGGCCGCTCGCTCCGAGCACATTCATCGCGGTCTGCGGGCCGTAATCTTCGAGCTGAAGCCAGGCGAGGGCGTAACCGGCAGCTTTCATATTCTCTGCCCGGATATGCGGAACACCGTACGCCGTGCGAATGATCTCGACCTGCTGCGAGAGTTCTTCGGGCTTAGGTTCTGGGGTCTGAGCACGCGAATTTTCAGTCGCAGGGCCGAAAAATACTGCCGCGGCGAGAAAAAGAGAAAAAACGAAGCCGATCTTTCTTACGCAAATTACCATCATTTGTGGTTTTCCTGAGCCTCTTTTATAACACAAAAGACGACTAGTGTTTGAATCTCGGGAAATGGAATTAGTGGGCTGCGAAGGAGTCTTCGCCAGTCGTTTGGACGAGGTGCCGTGTGTCGTTGAGAGCGAGAACGCGGACGTTTCGCGGGCCGCGGAACTCGAAGCGGTTGATGCCGCAATTTGAAGTAATGAGCCACGGCGTGGTTTTCGTGTCGCGATGGATCGCCCCCATCAGGTGCAGCGTCAGATAGCAGATCGCGCCGGTGTGAGAAAAAATAGCGATGCGTTCTCGGTTATGGTTGCGAAGGATATTTCTTAGCTCAGCGGTGATGCGGCGGAGCAAATGACGATAGCTCTCGCCCTCGGTGATGATGTGGTTGACGTTGCGATTGATCAACGCGTAGTAATCGTCAGGATATCGCTGTTTCGATTCGTCAAACGTAAGTCCCTGCAGCACGCCGACGTGGCGCTCGCGAAACGCAGCAGACTGATGGATCGGCAGGCCAAGCAGTTTTGCCAACGGCTCCGCTGTCTGAACTGCCCGAATAAGATCACTCGAATAGATCGCCGTTATCCCTTCTTTCGCCAACACCTCGGCAGTTTTCTCGGCTTGTTTACGCCCGAGATCAGACAACGGCGTCGGCCCGTGCCCACCAAAACGCCCCTCGGCATTACCAGCCGATTGACCATGGC
Encoded proteins:
- a CDS encoding helix-turn-helix transcriptional regulator, whose amino-acid sequence is MTKIGESIKELRSNLGISQEPLAHMAGLDRTYVNSVENGKRNTIKVGVE
- a CDS encoding DNA cytosine methyltransferase; amino-acid sequence: MIVRQCARIQTFPDDFNFCYKSIAAGYKMIGNAVAVKMAEALARAIKKDFQKLWISQDYIVEEEWQPNSSSKRRLSVHG
- a CDS encoding type II toxin-antitoxin system death-on-curing family toxin; this encodes MKWLRVDAVLAMHRRQIAEHGGEDGVRDLGLLESALARAQNIAAYEPEADIARLAAAYGFGIAKNHPFIDGNKRTALVAMRTFLILNGCTIIATPADKYTTILQLAEGTLSEEELTVWLRERIDAI
- a CDS encoding transposase, with protein sequence MQDDYGFDIYDENEFPLAYLLTFRTFGTWLHGDQRESIGRDGRNHYGKSKIRPKPELELAMREEMKQPPFILTKPMRRIVESAIKELCQRRGYGLSAVNVRSNHAHAVVSAQMKPERIADALKANATKMLREALLVSLDTKVWSRGRSRRYLWKPRHVSGAIDYVLYCQSDLPFDLVE
- a CDS encoding penicillin acylase family protein — translated: MMVICVRKIGFVFSLFLAAAVFFGPATENSRAQTPEPKPEELSQQVEIIRTAYGVPHIRAENMKAAGYALAWLQLEDYGPQTAMNVLGASGRSASVSGYERIDSDFTIRRYRNAALRNYHLLSPETRGIYEGFAAGVNRYIELHPEEFPAQMPTDLTGRDVAALELAAPSAAKVRNFLAKMESAPAAARPVASPDPNNEGEEPGPDDGSNAWAFAPSRTKSGKAILLRNPHLQWTAGYYEAHLTVPGIVDFYGDFRIGGPFAVIGGFNRDLGWSTTNNAQDLDQIYALDVDPKTPDSYLFDGGSVPLTRELITVPFRNGDGISTETREVWSTPLGPVIYRANGKIYIIKYAADGEYRAGEQFLRMMRAKTLNEWKDAMRMRARVTSNFTYADRAGNIFMVWNAALPILPHAPADETTAIPARKTADVWTAYVPFDSLPQFLNPPGGYVHNENSSPHYTNIRGAVDTKNAFPNFEEPKLSLRSQLALQLIGGDEKYSLEDVVSLKHNFRMLLADRVKSDLLAALKAANPVDDVASAVALLEKWDNTASAESRGSTLFEIWWTHYSGIRPPERNVLPDDKRFAKVWSIADPYNTPRGLADNARAVESFIWAVAETKRRYGSFDVAWGDVHRVRRGSVDVPVGGCGNDLGCFRILSFARDPDGKLSANSGDGWVLAVEFGDTPRALSVLAYGQSRIPASPYFADQAELFAKGKMKTVAFTAADVNAQAILRYRPGQKRVR
- a CDS encoding beta-lactamase family protein; its protein translation is MRIIISVFFLLFLCFSAAGQAKPAAVISYDTAFKPAEFTDPARLEKIKQTFPAIEKIYKDHALKNHFPGIAFGVVVDGNLVFAGNDGYTDIDKKTPVTSQSLFRIASMSKSFTAMAILKLRDDGKLKLDDPAYLYVPELKKQRYPTADSTPITIRQLLTHGAGFPEDNPWGDRQLADTNRELSELLNKQVSFSNPPGIAYEYANLGFALLGRIVTKVSGMPYQRYIRENIWRPLGMTTSEWEYANVAPDKLAHGYRWQRERWNEETLLHDTPDGSWGSMGGMISSIDEFSKYMAFHLSAWPPSNLAETGPIKRASVREMHHPWRFNSLNPNFTYPGGRVCATAGAYTYGLAWLRDCESRVYIGHSGGLPGFGSQWRILPEYGIGVVAFGNVTYASLGNVNLQVLDLMIKTADLKPRQLPVSNILAQRKAEILKVIPSWENAEKSGIFAENFFPDHPIDLLKKDYAALWTKAGKIISIKEMIPENQLRGRFIIEGENANIEVFFTLSPENPPLIQQLDVREVPKK
- a CDS encoding AbrB/MazE/SpoVT family DNA-binding domain-containing protein, producing the protein MGTKLKITTVGNSVGVVLPREILERLRVGKGDSLFVTETPDGVELRAFDDEFAEQMAIAERVMREDRDVLRKLAE
- a CDS encoding radical SAM protein; the encoded protein is MRPIKHFEKGLTYVAKGAFAAIRSVNQFKPNPSFTPKWSDKPLLKSWQKSKPTLGFPRTTDSLCPNCVIEARESILSGDNDVSMLINEKVGEIKAQIIERDGQVWMIKDCPTHGHFEDMMAIDSQFLQHIESLFPGRDIESHNDEKLHNHGTSSVKFGRGAVLTVDLTNRCNMMCDPCFMDANQVGFVHELSMEDVQEILDNAIQIKPRRQMSVQYSGGEPTLSPYFLDAVRYARKVGYNSVQAATNGIEFAKSKEFCREAAEAGLRFVYLQFDGIGNDANSHRQIGNLFDVKLRAINNLHEAGVDIILVTTLVNGVNNDQVGTIIRFALENPKKISFIAFQPVSFTGRDELITEQRRLQQRYTLAHLAHDVKGQVGITEPTRDWFPLSLMGAFADFADVVHGPEHEWGQVSCGCHPNCGVGTAVMVNKNTKEMAPVPQFLNIQGLVTDMQHITDTNRGKWFSNLMMGLALLKNYNPYGAPNSLTLGGILKKFDKSFGLSGKDYGKVGPDRTMEDIEKRRQDPWNFLFIAGMWFQDLFNYDFRRTEMCIIPYGTQEGEISFCAYNTGIGWRNIIEHMHQNATVAQWYKDQGRHEVFARGKNVELGDKSHNLILNEVDLARPNKPEMEGPKTAAEEMQMMRKLYNEMVMEKAGIKGEALVQIGGIKREKKSKDKEMAVAE